TAAAGAAGGCGAGTTGCCTGTTTGCCAGGAGCCTACGGATCCTAGGCTGTTCTCCCCAGTCTCAGTCTGTGGCTCTGTGCAGAGATTTGAAGGGCCTGGGGCTCTGTGCGAAATTATTGCTCAGCCACCGTAAATTCTCGCTGtaaaagtttcaaaaaaaaattctcgCTGTAATTTGGTGCACGGATAGTAAAACTACTGTTGATCAGTCATCGATCGCTATGCTTTTGAGAATGACATGGCAATTGGCATAGTTTAATTATCAAGTTATGCCTGTTTAGACTTTAGAATTCAGGAATTCTGTGGAAACCTACGAGAAATGAAAGCTATCAATTTTTGCAGGGATaaataaagataaccactaatATCGTAACATAATTTCTATATACCACATTAGCATGGAAAGCGTAAGTTTAAGAAAGGTAAAAAAATAGAATAATTCAAGTTAGATATACAAGCTATCCAGTATTCCCGTTAACGAGTCACACTATCCACCAACATCTATTTAGTCGACATCAGCAAGCCACACCATATACACTACCGTTTATTTATAATAGTCTACCCTTCATGCAAATATCCACACCAATGAGCTGCATAAGACAATGACTATAGACCATTTGGTTTCAAATAATTTGTGATCCCCACATCACGCACTGGTATCCTTCTAGTTGGTTAAGTTACTAACTTCCATGTTTTGTGCATATGGAGCGCCTCACATCAACAATTTCTTTTGTTAGGGTATCGTGAAACATTCACTACTATATTCAGCCTTTTCAAAGTTGACCTAAAAGGTTTCCAGAGATGGGCATACAACCGGGCTCTCTAGGATGTTCACCATTGATCGGTTTTTGTAGAAGCTGTCATAATGTTCGTCTCtggaaatatttttttaaaaaacaaaagCCCGTGGGCAAGACTGTTCTCGAGCCGCTCCTAGGTATGTCATGGTCATAGCCACCCAAGCCCGCTCCCAGGCTAGCCACCATCGCTGAGCCCGCTCCTAGGACCCCATTGTCGTAGAGCCCGCTTCTAGGCCAATCGTCGAGCCTTGCTACCCCGCCATTGCCTGACCTTACTAGATCTAAATGGTCGCAACATCATGCCTTGTAGATCCAAATCTGAGGCCACAAGGAGCCCATGGCTGCCACCAACAATGGGGGCGAGGACGAGGCATTGCCGACACAACTAGGAGGCCACACCTTCCACCAATGATGAGGACGACCAATCGACGGTAGGCACATGAGCCCTCACCCCATGGATCTCTAGAGCCCTAGCGGTGGTGAGGAGGCGGTGGATCTCCGGAGCCGTGGTGGTGTTGAGGATGGCGACTGGGAGGAAGAGGCGGGGCGCCGGATCTGAGCCCTTATCACGTTGGAAACGTGGGCGACTGGATCTCGGACCCTTTGTTACGCTGGAGAAGTGGGTGCGGCGCCGTCACTGAGCATCCTCCCTGACGTGCGATGGCCACTGGAGAAGCGTGCGTGCAACCTTGGCTCTTGGCATCGCCGCCAGGATTCCTCTCGTGCCTAAAGCCACGACACGCCTCGGGCCATGCGTGCATGaagaagagagagggaggaagcgAAGGGAGATCAGAAGAAATGGAGGGAGCGGCGTCTTTCGCATGTGGGAGAAGAGACCGGGAGAGGGAGGTTCGTCGACGAACTTTAGGGTTTGCCCATTCGATCGGTTACATAGTTTTGTTATTTAGAGTAGTGCTAATGCCTagttttagagcatctccaacaatcTTTCTTAAACTCATTGTCTAAATCCTTATATGGAGAGCCATTCTAATAAAATTTGCTCTTTAAATTTTTTCACCTTCCAACAACTTATATCCATATATTGTTTGGCATTTTGGAGAACCACGCCTCCGCTCTCTATCTTTGGCGAGTGGGAAATCCAGAATAGAGGATAGAAATATTTAGAGATCTAGTTGAAGAAGGTGTTGGAGGGGATtcttttcaccaaaatctctattaatATTGGTACAAAAAGGGTATACAGAGACACTTAGAGTTGCActtatctatatctcttataaagctaGTCTTCACTATCAATTCTATCTAATCCCACAATGTTCCATGCCATCAATCCCCTAAAGTTCTTTCTGATAGATGAAAAACTCCCACCCCTCAACAACTCTCAAACATGTTTTAACAAAGGGACACTTCCTTCATCAATTTCCCAAAATCCTCAATTCCGAACCCACATCCATTCATTTGGATGTAAGTGCGCATGCATACGAAGATCAGTGTTTGGCCTCCTTTTGTCCATCTATATATTATGGCTTTGTGCTCTAGGATGAAATTCTGTTTCTTTTATTGACAGGGGCTATAGTATTTGGCTCACAAAAAATGATTGTGCGTTTAACAATTGCTAATTGAAAATACTTTTTGCAGGTATTGTTCATGGGGACGCATTGGCTTCGGTTCTGGGCTCTGTTACAGCGCACCAAGGAACTTAAGAACCACCTAATTTACTCTTGCCGGCTACTAGAAGCAATGTCAATGGAGTTCTTGGCCTCCCATTGATGGCCTTTTTTTCATGTTGGATATTAATGTTAACACACATCGTGTTGAGTGAGCGAAACTTTATAATAATTTTGGATTGATCCTCTTTTTTAAAGAGGTGTGAAGCCGAAttttatccattatctaaaaaaaagtaTCAAGGGCACCTATACTGGTGTTGCGTCCCAATTCTCCCGTGAGAAGCACCAACAAATGCCCCCACGGCCCTAGCCTAGCAAAGAAGTATGTTTCCTCGTTCGTATGCAATGGTAGGATTTCTATATTTCATCTCTTTTAATTAAAATTGAGTTATTTGCTCTCACTTCAATATTAATGTCCTATAAATTATATATTGGCTTTTGCATCATTTTGCTCTGCTTCCTTCCTAGGGTTTATGCCGAGTAATTTATCTAGTATGTATACCATTCAAATGTCCCAAACATTTATCGAGTGCCATTTGCGGGATAAATCGACTGATACAATCAAAACCATTATGTAATACAAATGTATAGTTTTAAATTTAGTTAATTTTCATCGAGAACCATATGCATAAATTATGTTTGAAATTTTAGTAACAACACAGGGGTATTTATCTAGTAGTTTACgaggaggatttttttttttgaggggtaCGAGGAGAAATTCTGGATTCAAGCGATCGTTTATATAGTAGGCAAAAAAAAAGACTGTTTTTTTGCACCGAAACTGGGGAAAGCACGAGGTGGGCTCGAAACGATAGGGGGCCGAGAAAGAGGGTTTGTACGAACTGGGCTCGAATCAATGGAATGGGCATGTGCCGAGAAAGAGGGTTTTGCAGGAAGAGGGGGGAAAAAGGAGGAGAAAGAGGAAGAGGGAAACCCTTGGCCTCGCGCCGTCAAGTAGACTCTCGAAACACGTCACACTCCGCCTCTCCCTCCGCGCACCTGCCTGCATCCGCGCCGCCACTTCCCTTGCTCGCCTCCGCCTTCTGGAGCGAGCGGCACCGCGCTAGCGGCAGCCATGGCGCTCGCCTTCGACGAGTTCGGGCGCCCCTTCATCATCCTCAGGGAGCAGGAGAAGAAGACGCGCCTGCGCGGGCTCGACGCGCAGAAGGCCAACATCGCCGCCGGCAAGGCCGTCGCGCGGATCCTCCGCACCTCGCTCGGACCCAAGGGCATGGACAAGATGCTCCAGTCCCCCgacggagacgtcaccatcagtACGCATCTGCTTCCCTTCTTCATTGGATGATTGTGTACGCTGGTCGTGGTGTAGCATGTGTACCGGGATGGGGCGATCTGAGAGGGAACGACCCGCCGCCCTTGGATCATCGACCCAGGTGGCCCAGGTGAAGTGGTAGTCCTTTGAGAACCAGGGTTTTTGAGTGGCGGGTGAATGTCTTGAGATCTAGCTTATTGCCGGACAGTTGCTCGAACTGCCCGCCCCACCCGCTGCCCTTGGATCATCGACCCAGGTGGCCCAGGTGAAGTGGTAGTCCTTTGAGAATGTGCAATGTTTCGGTTTTGGGTGTTAATTCGCCAAATCCAGTTTTGTGTTTTACAAGTTCATTTTGCAGTTATTTACACGATACAAGCCATCTCACTGAAAGTTCTGCCTTATGACATGCCAGCAAATGATGGGGCCACGATTCTGGAGCAGATGGATGTTGACAACCAGATTGCAAAGCTGATGGTGGAGCTGTCCCGCAGTCAAGACTATGAGATCGGGGATGGTACCACTGGGGTGGTGGTTATGGCAGGGGCACTCCTAGAGCAGGCTGAGAAACTTCTGGAGCGTGGTATTCACCCGATACGGGTCGCCGAAGGTTATGAGATGGCATCAAGGGTAGCTTTTGATCACCTTGAGCGCATCTCCCAAAAGTTTGAGTTCAGTGCAGACAATATAGAGCCCCTGGTTCAGACATGCATGACGACTCTGTCGTCAAAGATGTAAGTGATAATACAGGACCTTCTGTTCAATCCATCAACTTTATGATGCAAGTGTTTTGTTTAGTAATTTCTAGTCTGAATTGGTTCTTTGGCATCATGAATTTTAACTTGTTTATTTTTTCTGTATTGTGTCATTTATTTTATTCTGAAGTAAAAAACTTCTGTCTGCTGAGGATGtgacatgatcacatgaaacTTTTTTCTGGTTTTCTTCCTTTTATCTGTGTTGACCTAACAGAAATAGGATAGCAGATTGCATTGGTTTGCGCGCCCAACCATTGGgtgattcatatatatatacagcaatgatttttcttttgttcttcacATTATCAACTCTGTAGTTCTGCTCCTTGTATGATTTTTGTTGCAGGTAATGCTCATATACCAGAAGATATATTTTTCTACTCCTTTATGATACTTTCTTTGTTGGTAGATTTTTGTAGAAAAACAGAACAGAATGTCTGATGGTATATATTCCTCTTCTACAGTGTTCACCGTTGCAAGCGGGCACTGGCAGAGATTGCTGTCAAAGCAGTCCTTGCTGTTGCTGATTTGGACAGGAAGGATGTTAACTTGGATTTAATCAAAGTAGAAGGCAAGGTCGGCGGGAAGCTGGAGGACACAGAGCTAATATATGGAATTGTCGTTGACAAAGATATGAGCCACCCTCAAATGCCAAAGAGAATTGAGGATGCTAAGATAGCCATCCTGACGTGCCCATTTGAGCCCCCGAAACCTAAGACAAAGCATAAGGTTGACATTGATACTGTAGAGAAATTCCAGACACTGCGTGAGCAAGAGCAGAAGTACTTTGATGAAATGGTTGAGAAATGCAAGGTAAGCACTAAACTGTTTAGTTGTGAATATCCTAGTTTTTGATACCTGGCTGATAATGATCTTATATTGGTTTGGATGCGAGATCCTCAATTGAAATAATTTATATTGTTACATTGCCCAGTTTTCATTTGTCGACAATTGTTTTATTGTAAATGTTTCAAAAACTTTGAAATATTTCCCTTTACAATTACAAAATAAGGTATTATGCGTGTATCAAGCATTCAAGCGTATTCGTGTCATTCAGTGTGTTTGCTTTGCTCAGTAACTATTCACATATATTCTGTAGGATGTTGGTGCAACCCTGGTTATTTGTCAATGGGGTTTTGATGATGAAGCCAATCATCTATTGATGCACAGAAATCTGCCAGCTGTCAGATGGGTTGGTGGTGTTGAATTGGAATTGATTGCCATTGCTACAGGTCCACATGCTCCTATAGCTCACTCATGATTAATTGATTATAACTGACCTGCAAATGCAATACCTGATATTTGAAAACTGACTGTAGGAGGACGGATTGTTCCAAGATTTCAAGAGCTGAGTCCAGAAAAGCTAGGGAAGGTATCATCTTCTGCACACATTTTATTTCAGTTATATGGAACCTGCATAGTTGACCATATCTTGACGATGTGGTGTCCAATTATGCAATTGTAGTGCCCAAACTAGAGTGAACAGATCATCCTTGGGGACAGGGCATTGCATTGATATTTTTTTCGTGTATAATAAGTAACTCCTTTATTGTTTCTGACAGGAAACAAATGAGCAATTTCATCTGTTGGATAAAAGTACTTGTTTATTGTTGAATTGTTAGGATATTTACTGATTTTTAACTGGTTTCTGAGTTTATGAAGGTGATTTAATTATCACTGGTCAATAAATTGAATCCTTGACTTCAATGTGGTCAACTGTAATGGCACTCTTAGTAGCTTAGCAGTTTGGTTTAGCCTTTTTTATCAAATTGTGTTGATCCCATTTGAATGCCTACAATACAGTACATAAAAAAAATCTGCAGGCATCTGTATGGATTGCAAATAGCTATGTGAAGCATCATTTTGATTGATCTGCTTGAATAGGCTGGATTAGTCAGAGAGAAGTCATTTGGAACAACCAAGGACCGGATGCTTTACATTGAGCAGTGTGCCAATTCCAGAGCTGTAACTATTTTCATTCGTGGTGGTATGTTCTGATGTTTGTATCCTTTTTCTTGA
The nucleotide sequence above comes from Miscanthus floridulus cultivar M001 chromosome 18, ASM1932011v1, whole genome shotgun sequence. Encoded proteins:
- the LOC136520352 gene encoding T-complex protein 1 subunit epsilon produces the protein MALAFDEFGRPFIILREQEKKTRLRGLDAQKANIAAGKAVARILRTSLGPKGMDKMLQSPDGDVTITNDGATILEQMDVDNQIAKLMVELSRSQDYEIGDGTTGVVVMAGALLEQAEKLLERGIHPIRVAEGYEMASRVAFDHLERISQKFEFSADNIEPLVQTCMTTLSSKIVHRCKRALAEIAVKAVLAVADLDRKDVNLDLIKVEGKVGGKLEDTELIYGIVVDKDMSHPQMPKRIEDAKIAILTCPFEPPKPKTKHKVDIDTVEKFQTLREQEQKYFDEMVEKCKDVGATLVICQWGFDDEANHLLMHRNLPAVRWVGGVELELIAIATGGRIVPRFQELSPEKLGKAGLVREKSFGTTKDRMLYIEQCANSRAVTIFIRGGNKMMIEETKRSLHDALCVARNLIRNNSIVYGGGSAEISCSIAAETAADRHPGVEQYAIRSFADALDAVPLALAENSGLPPIDTLTAVKAQQVKDSNPHCGIDCNGVGTNDMKEQNVFETLIGKQQQILLATQVVKMILKIDDVISPSEY